The following proteins come from a genomic window of Botrytis cinerea B05.10 chromosome 14, complete sequence:
- the Bcbna3 gene encoding Bcbna3 produces the protein MIARKSSFRWAPSLTGQFIKTSSIASPRFYHPTMSNKSKLQPAARVAARKQDVWTIVNEAAAASPKQPIVNMGQGFFGYNPPKFILDAAKAALDKVECNQYSPTKGRPRLKQAIADSYSPLWGRKLDPDTEITITTGANEGMLSAFMGFIEEGDEVIIFEPFFDQYISNIEMPGGKIRYVPLHPPEKGAAQNTSAGEWTINFAELEAAITPKTKMIVLNTPHNPVGKVFSKEELLKIGELCVKNEIIILSDEVYDRLYYTPFTRMATLSPEIERLTLTVGSAGKNFYATGWRVGWLIGPPHLIQYVAAAHTRICYSSVSPLQEAAAVGFEEADANNFWNSAVTEMKGKMNLFNEIWKELDLPFSDPEGGYFVLVNMKKVKIPVNYPFPDHVKDRPRDFKLSWFLIQEVGVAAIPPTEFYTDENAHIGEDWLRFAVCKEDEVLVSAKERLRGLKKYIEA, from the exons ATGATAGCTCGTAAATCTTCTTTTCGCTGGGCACCATCGTTGACAGGACAATTTATCAAAACATCTTCCATTGCATCTCCCCGCTTCTATCACCCCACCATGAGTAACAAATCTAAGCTCCAACCTGCTGCTCGGGTGGCTGCAAGAAAGCAAGATGTTTG GACCATTGTCAATGAGGCCGCTGCGGCCTCTCCCAAGCAACCTATTGTAAACATGGGCCAAGGTTTCTTCGGCTACAATCCCCCTAAATTCATCCTCGATGCCGCCAAAGCAGCGCTCGATAAGGTTGAATGCAATCAATACTCGCCAACCAAGGGTCGTCCACGTCTCAAGCAAGCAATTGCGGATTCATACTCGCCATTATGGGGGAGAAAGCTGGACCCCGACACGGAGATCACTATCACAACCGGTGCAAATGAAG GCATGCTAAGTGCCTTCATGGGATTCATCGAAGAGGGGGACGAGGTCATAATATTCGAGCCATTCTTTGACCA ATACATCAGCAACATAGAAATGCCAGGTGGAAAGATCCGCTACGTACCTCTACATCCACCTGAGAAGGGCGCAGCTCAGAATACTTCTGCAGGAGAATGGACAATAAATTTCGCCGAGCTCGAGGCAGCAATCACGCCCAAGACAAAGATGATCGTTCTTAACACGCCTCACAACCCGGTCGGCAAGGTCTTTTCAAAGGAAGAATTGCTCAAGATTGGAGAACTTTGCGTTAAGAACGAAATTATCATCCTTTCCGACGAAGTGTATGACcgattatattatactcCATTTACAAGAATGGCAACCTTATCTCCAGAGATTGAGAGACTTACACTTACAGTTGGGTCTGCTGGAAAGAACTTCTACGCGACTGGGTGGCGTGTTGGATGGTTGATCGGACCACCACACTTAATTCAATATGTTGCAGCAGCACATACCAGAATCTGCTATTCTTCTGTGTCACCCTTACAAGAAGCTGCAGCTgttggatttgaagaagCCGATGCTAATAATTTCTGGAACTCAGCGGTAACTGAGATGAAGGGTAAAATGAATCTCTTCAACGAAATCTGGAAAGAACTAGACCTTCCGTTCTCCGACCCTGAAGGTGgttattttgttttggtaAACATGAAGAAAGTCAAGATTCCGGTAAACTATCCATTTCCAGACCACGTTAAGGACCGCCCAAGAGACTTCAAGTTGAGTTGGTTCTTGATACAAGAGGTTGGCGTAGCTGCTATTCCTCCAACCGAGTTTTATACCGATGAAAATGCTCATATCGGCGAGGACTGGTTACGATTTGCTGTATGCAAGGAAGATGAGGTACTCGTATCGGCGAAAGAGAGATTACGAGGCCTGAAGAAGTACATTGAGGCATAA
- the Bcvti1 gene encoding Bcvti1 yields the protein MSNPLDTDAGSELFSSYEAELKLVQADLNQKLDQIPDLTGEPRKAAISQAERALEEADELLDQMRLEKSNIPSANRTKVNQRFRNHESDVDVSKRKLKSLQNDRSALFGSRYSDNPNDVQLEQRQQLLSGTDRLDRSSQRLKASQALANETEAIGASTLADLHRQRETIQHTHDTLIQSEGFVDRSVKTLRGMSRRMATNRIITVAIITVLVLLIIAVIVSKFR from the exons ATGTCAAACCCTCTCGATACCGATGCAGGCTCGGAGCTCTTCAGCAGTTATGAAGCAGAGCTCAAGCTCGTCCAGGCcgatttaaatcaaaagttgGATCAAATCCCCGACCTTACTGGAGAACCTCGTAAAGCTGCCATAAGTCAAGCCGAGAGAGCATTAGAAGAGGCAGATGAATTG CTTGATCAAATGCGACTCGAGAAATCAAATATCCCTTCTGCAAATCGCACCAAAGTCAACCAACGTTTCCGAAATCATGAGTCGGATGTGGATGTGTCAAAGAGGAAATTAAAGTCTTTGCAAAACGACCGATCGGCTCTATTTGGTTCACGCTATTCCGATAATCCAAACGATGTCCAACTCGAACAAAGACAGCAACTTCTATCAGGGACAGACAGATTAGACCGAAGCTCCCAGAGATTAAAGGCCAGTCAAGCACTAGCAAATGAGACGGAGGCTATTGGTGCTAGCACGCTCGCAGACTTACATAGACAGAGAGAGACCATTCAGCATACACATGACACATTGATACAGAGCGAGGGGTTCGTTGATAGAAGTGTAAAGACGTTGAGGGGGATGTCCCGTAG GATGGCTACCAACCGGATAATCACCGTGGCCATTATTACCGTCTTAGTTCTTCTCATCATTGCTGTTATTGTTAGCAAGTTCAGATAA
- the Bccox11 gene encoding Bccox11, with protein MNSIPRISRALSSKNANWICTSCAKAKRTNTPFFKPSINRSISNNSTPRGNVAPTMEQLRAPFSQKNSSTMYYTLSIILGTVAFSYGSVPMYKMICQTTGWGGQPIKAPGHGGSGVEGEDPSERLRPVTSAKRIRVTFNGSVSDVLPWKFTPQQREVRVLPGETALAFYTATNKSDEDIIGVATYSVTPGQVAPYFSKIQCFCFEEQRLNAGETVDMPVFFYIDPDFVNDPNMRGIEQVTLSYTFFKARYDKNGHLKAMPVGM; from the exons ATGAACTCTATACCACGAATATCGAGAGCTCTGAGCAGCAAAAATGCCAATTGGATATGTACCTCATGTGCCAAAGCAAAACGAACAAATACACCATTTTTTAAACCTTCAATAAACAGAAGTATTTCCAATAATTCAACCCCTCGAGGAAATGTAGCTCCAACGATGGAACAACTGAGAGCGCCATTCTCACAGAAGAACAGCTCGACCATGTACTATACACTCAGTATCATTCTAGGAACCGTAGCCTTCTCATATGGTTCTGTGCCAATGTATAAAATG ATCTGCCAAACTACAGGATGGGGAGGACAGCCGATCAAAGCACCCGGACATGGCGGCAGTGGTGTAGAAGGAGAAGATCCATCCGAACGACTCAGACCCGTCACTTCTGCCAAACGTATACGAGTAACCTTCAATGGTTCAGTCTCGGATGTTCTACCATGGAAATTCACACCACAACAGAGAGAAGTTCGGGTTCTACCAGGAGAAACGGCATTGGCATTCTACACTGCTACGAACAAATCTGACGAGGATATAATTGGGGTGGCAACTTACAGTGTGACGCCTGGACAAGTGGCTCCATATTTTAGCAAGATTCAATGTTTTTGTTTCGAGGAGCAAAGGTTGAATGCTGGGGAAACGGTTGATATGCCAGTATTTTTCTACATTGATCCGGATTTTGTTAATGATCCAAACATGAGAGGGATTGAGCAGGTCACTCTAAGTTATACGTTTTTCA AGGCTAGATACGATAAAAATGGGCATTTGAAAGCTATGCCTGTTGGTATGTAA
- the Bcdsc3 gene encoding Bcdsc3 encodes MSSKLSSAASPLSKPLHVTIRFADSIPDLLLDIPTQTNITGVGLKHLVRSKLEPPASQRRFRFIHAGKFIRDDDFLTAILKVPTPPPRAIDVKGKGKDVELPPPRVYINCSISDDDLSPSELEAEMLAATSALNKARKEKLPDGASASLGIATSSTTVAPRGFNRFLSAGFSPAEVNQLRLQFQSIQASIHTPDTMPSPDTLLRMEDSWIDNNAGNGAGAVEGGFDFGDDGMGSGFDDLLWGNIMGFIWPLGCVVWILREPGILSSRRQIAVFTGFLLSITFGFLKVLS; translated from the coding sequence ATGTCTTCAAAACTAAGCTCTGCGGCTTCACCACTATCAAAGCCATTGCATGTTACCATTCGATTCGCAGATTCAATCCCGGATCTGCTTTTGGACATCCCCACTCAGACCAATATTACCGGCGTAGGATTAAAACATTTGGTCCGTTCAAAGCTTGAACCTCCAGCATCACAACgtcgatttcgatttataCACGCGGGAAAGTTTATAcgagatgatgattttctGACAGCTATACTCAAAGTTCCAACACCTCCACCCCGGGCTATCGATgtgaaaggaaaaggaaaagatgtAGAACTGCCACCTCCCAGGGTATACATCAACTGCTCAATCAGTGATGATGATCTAAGTCCTTCCGAGCTCGAAGCAGAAATGTTAGCAGCTACTTCCGCACTCAACAAGGCAAGGAAGGAAAAATTACCAGATGGAGCTTCTGCGAGTCTCGGCATAGCAACTTCAAGCACAACGGTTGCACCGCGTGGCTTCAACCGATTCCTCTCCGCTGGCTTTTCCCCAGCTGAAGTGAACCAACTGCGACttcaattccaatcaattcaaGCAAGCATACATACACCAGATACCATGCCGTCTCCTGATACCCTGTTGCGGATGGAAGATTCTTGGATAGATAATAATGCAGGAAATGGCGCAGGTGCAGTTGAGGGGggctttgattttggagaCGATGGCATGGGTAGTGGATTTGATGACTTGTTATGGGGCAACATTATGGGATTTATATGGCCCCTTGGGTGTGTTGTATGGATATTAAGAGAGCCCGGGATACTGTCTTCAAGAAGACAAATTGCTGTTTTCACGGGCTTCCTCTTGAGTATTACATTTGGGTTTCTAAAAGTTCTCTCATGA